One window from the genome of Amycolatopsis sp. NBC_01480 encodes:
- a CDS encoding HAD family hydrolase, with protein MGITVGFDLDMTLIDPRPGMAAAMNALGAESGLRLDGDSFAANLGPPLDDILRGFEAPEERIPGLVDRFRALYPEMVVPITVALPGAAEALRAVRAAGGRTLVVTGKYGPNAQLHVDALGLEVDDLVGELWSTGKAEALLAHGAQAYVGDHLGDIRGARAADAIAVAVATGPCTREELAAEGAAVVFESLEEFPDWFARTFAGTAA; from the coding sequence GTGGGCATCACGGTGGGGTTCGACCTCGACATGACACTGATCGATCCGCGGCCGGGCATGGCCGCGGCGATGAACGCGCTCGGCGCGGAGTCCGGCCTGCGGCTGGACGGCGACAGCTTCGCCGCCAACCTCGGCCCGCCGCTCGACGACATCCTGCGCGGTTTCGAGGCGCCGGAGGAGCGGATCCCGGGGCTGGTCGACCGGTTCCGCGCGCTGTACCCGGAGATGGTCGTGCCGATCACCGTCGCGCTGCCGGGCGCGGCGGAAGCGCTTCGGGCGGTGCGCGCGGCGGGCGGGCGCACGCTGGTCGTCACGGGCAAGTACGGGCCGAACGCACAGCTGCACGTCGACGCGCTGGGCCTGGAGGTCGACGACCTCGTCGGCGAGCTGTGGTCGACCGGGAAGGCGGAGGCCCTGCTGGCCCACGGCGCCCAGGCCTACGTCGGCGACCACCTCGGCGACATCCGCGGCGCCCGCGCGGCCGACGCGATCGCGGTGGCGGTCGCCACCGGGCCGTGCACGCGGGAGGAACTGGCCGCGGAGGGGGCGGCGGTGGTGTTCGAGTCGCTGGAGGAATTCCCGGACTGGTTTGCGCGGACGTTCGCCGGGACTGCCGCTTAG
- a CDS encoding cold-shock protein, whose protein sequence is MPTGKVKWYDAEKGFGFVTQDGGADVYIRKAALPQGVEGLKAGQRLEFGVADGRRGPQALSVRLLDPPPSVVEARRRPAEELHGLIEDMIKLLELKVQPDLRRNRYPDRKHTKQIGEIMRAVARDLDP, encoded by the coding sequence GTGCCGACCGGCAAGGTCAAGTGGTACGACGCGGAGAAGGGGTTCGGGTTCGTCACGCAGGACGGCGGAGCCGACGTCTACATCCGCAAGGCCGCGCTGCCGCAGGGCGTCGAGGGGCTCAAAGCCGGGCAGCGGCTGGAGTTCGGCGTCGCCGACGGCCGTCGTGGGCCGCAGGCGCTCTCCGTCCGGCTGCTGGACCCGCCGCCGTCCGTGGTCGAGGCGCGCCGCCGTCCCGCCGAGGAGCTGCACGGGCTCATCGAGGACATGATCAAGCTGCTCGAGCTGAAGGTGCAGCCGGACCTGCGGCGCAACCGCTACCCGGATCGCAAGCACACCAAGCAGATCGGCGAGATCATGCGCGCGGTCGCCCGGGACCTGGATCCCTGA
- a CDS encoding TetR/AcrR family transcriptional regulator gives MTSFTERTKASLREALLDAAADLLPDRGHAALRMADVAARAGVSRQTVYNEFGNKAALTQAVALRTTSEFLDGIRQRFADAGDLLDGIHFAVVYTVEHARENRLVAAALGTDAAEDLLPLLTSRGEPILSAATDLATEQYLELEPALSPESAALLAETVVRLSLSHLVLPTHTAVEAADAVLAVLAPAVDRFVHTTDSSTTE, from the coding sequence GTGACCAGCTTCACCGAGCGCACCAAGGCTTCCTTGCGGGAGGCCTTGCTCGACGCGGCCGCGGACCTGCTCCCCGACCGCGGTCACGCGGCGCTGCGCATGGCCGACGTGGCGGCGCGCGCGGGGGTGAGCAGGCAGACCGTCTACAACGAGTTCGGCAACAAGGCGGCGCTCACCCAGGCTGTCGCGCTGCGCACGACTTCGGAGTTCCTCGACGGCATCCGGCAGCGCTTCGCCGACGCCGGCGACCTGCTGGACGGCATCCACTTCGCCGTGGTCTACACAGTCGAGCACGCCCGGGAAAACCGTCTCGTCGCCGCCGCGCTCGGCACCGACGCGGCGGAAGACCTGTTGCCCCTGCTGACCAGCCGGGGCGAGCCGATCCTCAGCGCCGCGACCGACCTGGCCACCGAGCAGTACCTCGAACTCGAGCCCGCGCTCTCGCCCGAATCCGCCGCGCTGCTGGCGGAGACGGTCGTGCGCCTTTCGCTGAGCCACCTGGTGCTGCCCACCCATACCGCGGTGGAGGCCGCCGACGCCGTGCTCGCGGTGCTGGCCCCCGCCGTCGACCGGTTCGTCCACACCACCGATTCGTCCACAACGGAGTGA
- a CDS encoding DUF2771 family protein, which yields MRRSRVVAVLAAGGLAVAGCSAPGPAEVTFYADGHTIRVGPIGNCDITTGVCAADPGAAGTLKVRPGRPVQVSVPKEVAETPWKITVQYVNGKGQPLPLKEDIITSRDRYAYTAAPPAKDDQIVVVEIAQATVISRTGDPNDAEPITTALWSLQVRPA from the coding sequence ATGCGACGTTCCCGTGTGGTGGCCGTGCTCGCGGCCGGTGGTCTCGCCGTGGCCGGCTGCTCCGCGCCCGGACCCGCCGAGGTGACCTTCTACGCCGACGGGCACACGATCCGCGTCGGCCCGATCGGCAACTGCGACATCACCACCGGCGTCTGCGCGGCCGACCCGGGCGCGGCGGGCACGCTGAAGGTGCGGCCGGGCCGCCCGGTCCAGGTCTCGGTGCCCAAGGAGGTCGCCGAGACGCCGTGGAAGATCACCGTGCAGTACGTCAACGGCAAGGGCCAGCCGCTGCCGTTGAAGGAGGACATCATCACCTCCCGCGACCGGTACGCGTACACCGCGGCGCCCCCGGCCAAGGACGACCAGATCGTGGTGGTCGAGATCGCGCAGGCCACCGTCATCAGCCGCACCGGCGACCCGAACGACGCGGAGCCGATCACCACCGCGCTGTGGTCGCTGCAGGTGCGCCCCGCCTGA
- a CDS encoding glutaminyl-peptide cyclotransferase, producing MRNPIIWPLLALALAGGCAGTQAAPAAQPEQLTVQVLGTLPHDTSAFTEGLEFSGTTLYESRGLEGQSALTAGPAGQAPTARVALPSPLFGEGVTVLGPKLWQLTWQDGFAIERDSKTLAELRRVPFEGEGWGLCHQPDGRLVMSNGSSTLTFRDPQTFAVTGSVDVGVDQLNELECVGDTVYANVWKTGTILRIDAKTGQVTGSIDAGGLRTPAEPGEDVLNGIAAIPGTDEFLVTGKLWPTMFWVRFVPESAPKGP from the coding sequence GTGCGAAACCCGATCATCTGGCCGCTGCTGGCGCTCGCCCTCGCCGGCGGCTGCGCGGGCACCCAGGCGGCGCCGGCCGCGCAGCCCGAGCAGCTGACCGTCCAAGTGCTGGGGACGCTGCCCCACGACACCTCCGCGTTCACCGAAGGGCTCGAGTTCTCCGGCACCACGCTGTACGAGAGCCGCGGCCTCGAAGGGCAGTCGGCGCTCACCGCGGGCCCGGCCGGGCAGGCGCCGACCGCCCGCGTGGCGCTGCCGTCGCCGCTGTTCGGCGAGGGCGTCACCGTGCTCGGGCCGAAGCTGTGGCAGCTGACCTGGCAGGACGGCTTCGCCATCGAGCGTGATTCGAAGACCCTCGCCGAGCTGCGCCGGGTCCCGTTCGAGGGTGAGGGCTGGGGCCTGTGCCACCAGCCCGACGGCCGGCTGGTGATGAGCAACGGGTCGTCGACGCTCACCTTCCGTGACCCGCAGACGTTTGCGGTCACCGGCAGTGTGGACGTCGGCGTGGACCAGCTGAACGAGCTCGAATGCGTCGGCGACACGGTGTACGCGAACGTGTGGAAAACCGGCACCATCCTGCGCATCGACGCGAAGACCGGCCAGGTCACCGGCAGCATCGACGCGGGCGGCCTGCGCACCCCGGCCGAGCCCGGCGAGGACGTGCTCAACGGCATCGCCGCGATCCCGGGCACCGACGAATTCCTGGTCACGGGGAAGCTGTGGCCGACGATGTTCTGGGTGAGGTTCGTCCCCGAATCCGCACCAAAAGGCCCGTGA
- a CDS encoding DUF3027 domain-containing protein, with translation MTLLLTLDDGSIHRKLADAADVARAAVLADAPADQVGEHAGVEREDAVSASHLFKASVPGYLGWHWSVTVALAGPDEPVTVSELALVPGPDALVAPAWVPWERRVRAGDLGVGDIFPVDKDDARLVPAYLQSDDPAVEEVAHEAGLGRVHVLSRFGRQDAAARWHDGEFGPRSDMARSAPGTCGACGFFVPLAGSLRGSFGGCTNDISPADGHIVDVEYGCGAHSEVEVEITSSIPVAELVYDDSLLDFAAVPVPAVAASEAEAPSDSAPAETVAEAEEAVAEETVAAETVEPEAAAAVAVEEVVEETAVAEEPAAAEEVAAEEEPAVAEEPVVAEEAAVVEEPAVVEEVAVVEEPAVAEEPAAVEESPVAEEAVVTENNVESSENAGDERG, from the coding sequence ATGACGCTGCTGTTGACCCTGGACGACGGCTCGATCCACCGCAAACTCGCCGACGCCGCCGACGTGGCGCGCGCCGCCGTGCTGGCGGACGCCCCCGCTGACCAGGTCGGCGAGCACGCCGGCGTCGAACGGGAGGACGCCGTCTCGGCGAGTCACCTGTTCAAGGCGTCGGTGCCCGGCTATCTCGGCTGGCACTGGTCGGTGACGGTCGCGCTGGCCGGCCCGGACGAGCCGGTGACGGTCAGCGAGCTCGCGCTCGTCCCCGGCCCGGACGCGCTGGTGGCGCCGGCCTGGGTGCCGTGGGAGCGGCGGGTCCGCGCGGGCGACCTCGGCGTCGGCGACATCTTCCCGGTGGACAAGGACGACGCGCGCCTGGTGCCCGCGTACCTCCAGTCCGACGACCCGGCCGTCGAGGAGGTGGCGCACGAGGCCGGCCTCGGCCGCGTCCACGTGCTGTCGCGCTTCGGCCGGCAGGACGCCGCGGCCCGCTGGCACGACGGCGAGTTCGGCCCCCGCTCGGACATGGCCCGCAGCGCCCCCGGGACCTGCGGCGCGTGCGGCTTCTTCGTGCCGCTCGCGGGCTCCCTGCGCGGTTCCTTCGGCGGCTGCACCAACGACATCTCCCCGGCCGACGGCCACATCGTCGACGTCGAGTACGGCTGCGGCGCGCACTCCGAGGTCGAGGTCGAGATCACGTCTTCGATCCCCGTCGCGGAACTCGTGTACGACGACTCGCTGCTGGACTTCGCTGCGGTACCGGTACCGGCTGTCGCTGCTTCGGAGGCTGAGGCGCCTTCGGACTCGGCTCCGGCCGAGACGGTCGCGGAGGCCGAAGAAGCGGTGGCCGAGGAGACGGTCGCCGCTGAGACGGTTGAACCGGAAGCCGCTGCGGCGGTCGCCGTGGAAGAGGTCGTCGAGGAGACGGCTGTCGCGGAAGAGCCTGCTGCTGCGGAAGAGGTCGCCGCGGAGGAAGAACCCGCTGTCGCGGAGGAGCCCGTTGTAGCTGAAGAGGCTGCCGTGGTCGAGGAGCCTGCCGTGGTGGAAGAGGTCGCCGTGGTGGAGGAGCCCGCTGTCGCGGAGGAGCCTGCGGCAGTCGAGGAGTCTCCCGTCGCCGAAGAGGCTGTCGTGACCGAAAACAACGTCGAGAGTTCCGAAAACGCCGGTGACGAGCGCGGCTGA
- a CDS encoding MFS transporter, which produces MALFGSRSEPDGTRSGRPGQGRGRKSKRRWTPEPGAAQARSWRESPPPDQQAPKMQPTRVEYPVEPPRVRPEHVPAAPRTEHLPPEAPRARPERIPADPPRARPDHIPADRTRVRPDPFAADPARARPQPVPADAPRPERFAADGPQARVSPDARRAADPPRGSRFYDDAHPAAEPPTTAVPGGRRPPPPRGARPFPPQDHRTEPVRPRGHYDDRPRSDEYEHYDTGGYAGEPRVDPDADREEDLRTTAVPGAGSIPRLPKKLTVTRVAALRSRQLSGQAIGMFQRATKADGADKSGLTSLMYAVMLNYASDAAMAIALANTLFFAATSGESKGKVALYLLITIAPFALVAPVIGPALDKIQHGRRLAMCVASIGQGLMAVVMALHFDDWLLYPAALGMMVLSKSFTVLKAAITPRVVPPEITLSKTNARITVFGLVAAGVFGALASGVNGLWGASGALWFTALICGAAAVQSMRIPSWVEVTEGEVPTSLSARPEPKARKQRQPMGRHIVVALWANGSVRVLTGFLMMFAAFAVKAQTEGAGHSPFMQLLLLGIIGAAAGAGGFIGNALGSRLHFGSPDQVVVLCVAACVVTTLVATLLPGLATAAIVGLVGSTASALAKISLDAVIQEDLPEQSRASAFGRSETVLQLAWCFGGAVGLLLPPTYWIGFMVVTVVLAVGLVQTYLVRRGSSLIPGLGGDRPLRPEPTGSFPAQGVPGTRR; this is translated from the coding sequence GTGGCACTCTTCGGTTCCCGCTCCGAACCCGACGGCACGCGCTCCGGCCGGCCGGGCCAGGGACGCGGCCGGAAGTCCAAGCGCCGGTGGACGCCGGAGCCCGGCGCCGCGCAGGCCCGCTCCTGGCGGGAGTCCCCGCCGCCGGACCAGCAGGCCCCGAAGATGCAGCCCACGAGGGTCGAGTACCCGGTCGAGCCGCCGCGCGTGCGGCCTGAGCACGTGCCCGCCGCCCCGCGCACCGAGCACCTCCCGCCCGAGGCCCCGAGAGCGCGACCCGAACGCATCCCCGCGGACCCGCCGCGGGCACGGCCGGACCACATTCCCGCGGACCGGACCCGCGTGCGACCGGATCCGTTCGCCGCGGACCCGGCCCGGGCCCGTCCCCAGCCCGTCCCGGCCGACGCGCCACGGCCGGAGCGCTTCGCCGCCGACGGCCCGCAGGCGCGCGTCTCCCCGGACGCCCGCCGCGCCGCAGACCCGCCGCGCGGCAGCCGGTTCTACGACGACGCGCACCCCGCGGCCGAGCCCCCGACCACCGCCGTCCCCGGCGGGCGACGGCCGCCGCCACCGCGGGGAGCCCGGCCGTTCCCGCCGCAGGACCACCGCACCGAGCCCGTGCGCCCGCGCGGCCACTACGACGATCGGCCCCGCAGCGACGAGTACGAGCACTACGACACCGGCGGTTACGCGGGTGAGCCCCGCGTCGACCCGGACGCCGATCGCGAAGAGGACCTTCGCACCACGGCGGTGCCCGGCGCGGGCTCGATCCCGCGGCTGCCGAAGAAGCTGACCGTCACGCGGGTCGCCGCGCTGCGCAGCCGTCAGCTCAGCGGCCAGGCCATCGGCATGTTCCAGCGCGCCACCAAGGCCGACGGCGCGGACAAGTCCGGCCTGACGTCGCTGATGTACGCGGTGATGCTGAACTACGCCAGCGACGCGGCCATGGCCATCGCGCTGGCGAACACCCTGTTCTTCGCCGCCACCAGCGGTGAGAGCAAGGGCAAGGTGGCGCTCTACCTGCTGATCACCATCGCGCCGTTCGCGCTCGTGGCGCCCGTGATCGGGCCGGCGCTGGACAAGATCCAGCACGGCCGCCGGCTCGCCATGTGCGTGGCGTCGATCGGCCAGGGCCTGATGGCCGTGGTGATGGCACTGCACTTCGACGACTGGCTGCTCTACCCCGCCGCGCTCGGCATGATGGTGCTGTCCAAGTCGTTCACCGTGCTCAAGGCCGCGATCACCCCGCGGGTGGTGCCGCCGGAGATCACGCTGTCGAAGACCAACGCCCGGATCACCGTGTTCGGCCTGGTCGCCGCTGGTGTGTTCGGCGCGCTGGCCAGCGGCGTCAACGGCCTCTGGGGCGCTTCGGGCGCGCTGTGGTTCACGGCGCTGATCTGCGGGGCCGCGGCCGTGCAGTCGATGCGGATCCCGTCGTGGGTCGAGGTGACCGAGGGCGAGGTGCCGACGTCGCTGTCCGCCCGGCCGGAGCCCAAGGCGCGCAAACAGCGCCAGCCGATGGGCCGGCACATCGTGGTTGCCTTGTGGGCCAACGGTTCCGTGCGCGTGCTGACCGGCTTCCTGATGATGTTCGCCGCGTTCGCGGTCAAGGCGCAGACCGAGGGCGCCGGGCACAGCCCGTTCATGCAGCTGCTGCTGCTCGGCATCATCGGCGCCGCCGCCGGGGCCGGCGGCTTCATCGGCAACGCGCTGGGCTCGCGCCTGCACTTCGGCTCGCCGGATCAGGTGGTCGTGCTCTGCGTGGCGGCCTGTGTGGTGACCACGCTCGTGGCGACGCTGCTGCCCGGGCTCGCGACGGCGGCCATCGTCGGCCTGGTCGGCTCGACGGCGAGCGCGCTGGCGAAGATCAGCCTCGACGCGGTGATCCAGGAGGACCTGCCGGAGCAGTCGCGCGCGTCGGCGTTCGGCCGGTCGGAAACCGTGCTGCAGCTGGCGTGGTGCTTCGGCGGCGCGGTCGGGCTGCTGCTGCCCCCGACGTACTGGATCGGCTTCATGGTGGTCACCGTGGTGCTGGCGGTCGGGCTGGTCCAGACGTACCTGGTGCGCCGCGGCAGCTCCCTGATCCCGGGCCTCGGCGGCGACCGGCCGCTGCGCCCGGAGCCGACGGGCAGCTTCCCCGCGCAGGGCGTGCCGGGGACCCGCCGGTAA
- a CDS encoding R2-like ligand-binding oxidase produces the protein MTETLPELRTGFSSLREGGLNWDSFPLRLFVKGNKKFWNPADLDFSREREGWESLTEQQRRSTTYLVAQFIAGEEAVTEDIQPFMRAMSSTGRFGDEMYLTQFCFEEAKHVEVFRRWMDAVGLDADLHPYVAENPHYRKLFYEELPNSLRALEDDPSPLNQIRASVTYNHVIEGSLALTGYYSWQLICTQHQILPGMQELVRRIGDDERRHMAWGTFTCRRHVAADDSLWDAVQQRMGELLPHALNMIQWVTDQFEEEPFENDPQELITYAADRAQRRLGAIESARGTPVEQIDLDYSPERLEDTFGEEDEKALAEAAAAATAS, from the coding sequence ATGACCGAGACACTGCCCGAGCTCCGCACGGGGTTCTCCTCGCTGCGCGAGGGCGGGCTCAACTGGGACTCGTTCCCGTTGCGCCTGTTCGTCAAGGGCAACAAGAAGTTCTGGAACCCGGCCGACCTCGACTTCAGCCGGGAGCGCGAGGGCTGGGAGAGCCTGACCGAGCAGCAGCGCCGGTCCACCACGTACCTGGTGGCGCAGTTCATCGCGGGCGAGGAGGCCGTCACCGAGGACATCCAGCCGTTCATGCGGGCGATGTCGTCCACCGGCCGGTTCGGCGACGAGATGTACCTCACGCAGTTCTGCTTCGAGGAGGCCAAGCACGTCGAGGTGTTCCGGCGCTGGATGGACGCCGTGGGCCTGGACGCCGACCTGCACCCGTACGTCGCGGAGAACCCGCACTACCGCAAGCTTTTCTACGAGGAGCTGCCGAATTCGCTGCGCGCGCTCGAGGACGATCCCAGTCCCCTCAACCAGATCCGCGCGAGCGTCACGTACAACCACGTGATCGAGGGCAGCCTGGCGCTCACCGGTTATTACTCGTGGCAGCTGATCTGCACGCAGCACCAGATCCTGCCCGGCATGCAGGAGCTGGTCCGCCGCATCGGCGACGACGAGCGGCGGCACATGGCGTGGGGCACCTTCACCTGCCGCCGCCACGTCGCGGCGGACGACTCGCTGTGGGACGCCGTCCAGCAGCGCATGGGCGAGCTGCTGCCGCACGCGCTCAACATGATCCAGTGGGTCACCGACCAGTTCGAAGAGGAGCCGTTCGAAAACGACCCGCAGGAGCTGATCACCTACGCCGCCGACCGCGCGCAGCGCCGGCTGGGCGCCATCGAGTCGGCCCGCGGTACCCCCGTCGAGCAGATCGACCTGGACTACTCGCCGGAGCGCCTCGAGGACACCTTCGGCGAGGAGGACGAGAAGGCGCTGGCCGAGGCCGCCGCGGCCGCCACCGCTTCCTGA
- a CDS encoding sacsin N-terminal ATP-binding-like domain-containing protein — protein sequence MLRAWLDSPTRFTEDTNAERDLRVGAYRDRLFVELAQNAADAAFAAKTPGRVRVSVVDGELRVANTGAPLDTRGVESLASLRASAKEQQDTVGRFGVGFAAVLTVTDEPRVVSTTGGVAFSAGRTRREARRDGEVPVLRLLWPTDEQPPAGYDTEVRLPLRDPESGKALLDGLAAEIPDLLLALPWLAEVDVDGRVWTRSGDQLVEIRGPGGDRSWLTHEGWAIPVDSDGVPLPLEEDVLHAPTPTDDALSLPARLIAPVPVEPSRRRVLPGAALTAALEAAAKDYVGLVRAIPAEHRFALVPAAGFPRSTVDAQLRDLVFAVLSEEPWLSTEDGAEISGRQARVLDVDVPGLPPLLADLVPGLVPAPPGAARVLKPVSAQPLTIEDVLELLTGISREPEWWHRLYAALAIAVDTHDVSPAQLDGLPVPLSDGRTLPGARGALLVDGSNELLALLSDVDVPGLRLVHPTAAHPLLERLGAKHADAQQLLEADQVQFAVERSVEDVRSGMDGMNLAGAVLRLIAECGDQAPDWAGALALPAEDGWRRADELVLPESPLLDVFDPEVFEEDGAMSVLDDEFAEDWPQSTLVATGVLDSFAVVRDEDPHEPDHGLPDEESWWDSLERPPLTVAAIRDLDLVADDAWPAALRLLAARPETWQALHTPDGHARWWLARYALLAGEAPGSWRLPEAAELTGLYDEVPDLGLSEDLLLAAGVRTGLGLSTVEDAADLLDRLGDAGRTLAPGLAARAHRALVESDVDVEELGAPVRVRVADGSVAEAEQAVVLDVPWPAAALDAARIVAATEEPERLAELLDLPLASSLTAEVTSDGEYVLWSDLPALRLVADQLGLVLPDGGPLLHDSLTVTLDGSDHDVPWWTDGRLHAADTSEGLARAFAWATGHWAERYRITALLDDPSPRTLLN from the coding sequence ATGCTGCGCGCGTGGCTGGACTCCCCGACACGGTTCACCGAGGACACCAACGCCGAGCGGGACCTGCGGGTCGGGGCGTATCGGGATCGGCTGTTCGTCGAGCTGGCGCAGAACGCGGCCGACGCGGCGTTCGCGGCCAAGACGCCCGGGCGGGTCCGGGTGTCTGTTGTGGACGGTGAGTTGCGGGTGGCGAACACCGGCGCCCCGCTGGACACCCGCGGGGTCGAGTCGCTGGCTTCGCTGCGGGCTTCGGCGAAGGAACAGCAGGACACGGTCGGACGATTCGGTGTCGGGTTCGCCGCAGTGCTGACCGTCACCGACGAGCCGCGGGTGGTTTCGACCACCGGCGGGGTCGCGTTCTCCGCCGGGCGCACGCGGCGGGAAGCGCGGCGGGACGGCGAAGTCCCGGTGCTGCGCCTGCTCTGGCCGACCGACGAGCAACCGCCCGCCGGGTACGACACCGAGGTCCGGCTGCCGCTGCGCGACCCGGAATCCGGCAAAGCCCTGCTCGACGGCCTCGCCGCCGAGATCCCGGACCTGCTGCTGGCGCTGCCGTGGCTGGCGGAGGTCGACGTCGACGGCCGGGTCTGGACGCGCAGCGGCGACCAGCTCGTCGAGATCCGCGGCCCGGGCGGCGACCGTAGCTGGCTGACGCACGAGGGCTGGGCCATCCCGGTCGACTCCGATGGCGTGCCGCTGCCGCTGGAGGAGGACGTCCTCCACGCCCCGACCCCCACCGACGACGCGCTTTCGCTGCCCGCGCGGCTCATCGCGCCGGTGCCCGTCGAGCCGTCACGGCGGCGCGTGCTGCCCGGCGCGGCCCTGACCGCGGCGCTGGAGGCGGCCGCGAAGGACTACGTCGGCCTCGTCCGCGCGATCCCGGCGGAGCACCGTTTCGCGCTCGTCCCCGCCGCCGGGTTCCCTCGCTCCACAGTGGACGCTCAGCTGCGCGACCTGGTTTTCGCCGTGCTGTCCGAAGAGCCTTGGCTGTCCACCGAGGACGGCGCGGAGATCAGCGGGCGGCAGGCGCGGGTGCTCGACGTGGACGTGCCCGGGCTGCCGCCGCTGCTGGCCGACCTCGTGCCCGGGCTGGTGCCCGCCCCGCCGGGCGCGGCCCGCGTGCTCAAGCCGGTCTCGGCTCAGCCGCTCACCATCGAGGACGTGCTGGAGCTGCTGACCGGGATCAGTCGTGAACCCGAGTGGTGGCACCGGCTCTACGCGGCGCTGGCGATCGCGGTCGACACGCACGACGTCTCGCCGGCCCAGCTCGACGGCCTGCCCGTCCCGCTCTCCGACGGCCGCACCCTGCCCGGTGCGCGGGGCGCGCTGCTCGTGGACGGCTCGAACGAGCTGCTCGCGCTTCTGTCCGATGTGGACGTACCGGGCCTGCGCCTGGTGCACCCGACGGCCGCGCACCCGTTGCTGGAACGCCTTGGTGCCAAGCATGCCGACGCCCAGCAGCTGCTCGAAGCCGACCAGGTGCAGTTCGCAGTGGAGCGCAGTGTCGAGGACGTCCGGTCCGGAATGGACGGGATGAACCTCGCCGGCGCCGTGCTCCGGCTGATCGCCGAGTGCGGGGACCAGGCCCCGGACTGGGCGGGCGCGCTCGCGCTGCCCGCCGAGGACGGCTGGCGGCGCGCCGACGAGCTCGTGCTCCCCGAATCACCGCTGCTGGACGTCTTCGACCCGGAGGTGTTCGAAGAGGACGGGGCGATGTCCGTCCTCGACGACGAGTTCGCCGAGGACTGGCCCCAGTCCACTTTGGTCGCCACCGGGGTGCTGGACTCGTTCGCCGTGGTCCGCGACGAGGATCCGCACGAGCCCGACCACGGCCTGCCCGACGAGGAGTCCTGGTGGGACTCGCTGGAACGGCCGCCGCTGACCGTCGCGGCGATCCGCGACCTCGACCTGGTCGCCGACGACGCGTGGCCCGCCGCGCTCCGGCTGCTGGCCGCCCGGCCCGAGACCTGGCAGGCGCTGCACACCCCCGACGGGCACGCCCGCTGGTGGCTCGCCCGGTACGCGCTGCTGGCCGGTGAGGCACCGGGCTCGTGGCGGCTGCCCGAGGCCGCCGAGCTGACCGGGCTGTACGACGAGGTGCCCGATCTGGGCCTCAGTGAAGACCTTCTGCTCGCCGCCGGCGTCCGGACCGGACTGGGTCTGTCTACTGTGGAGGACGCGGCCGATCTGCTCGACCGGCTGGGTGACGCCGGCCGCACGCTCGCGCCGGGCCTGGCCGCCCGGGCGCACCGCGCGCTCGTGGAGTCCGATGTGGACGTCGAGGAGCTGGGCGCGCCGGTCCGGGTCCGCGTCGCCGACGGGTCCGTGGCCGAGGCCGAGCAGGCCGTGGTCCTCGACGTGCCCTGGCCCGCCGCGGCGCTGGACGCCGCCCGGATCGTCGCCGCGACCGAGGAGCCCGAGCGCCTGGCCGAACTGCTCGACCTGCCGCTGGCCTCCAGCCTGACGGCCGAGGTCACCAGCGACGGCGAGTACGTGCTGTGGTCCGACCTGCCCGCGTTGCGGCTGGTCGCCGACCAGCTCGGCCTGGTGCTGCCGGACGGCGGCCCGCTGCTGCACGATTCGCTGACCGTCACGCTGGACGGCTCGGACCACGACGTTCCGTGGTGGACGGACGGGCGGCTGCACGCGGCGGACACCTCGGAGGGACTGGCGCGGGCGTTCGCCTGGGCCACCGGGCACTGGGCGGAGCGTTACCGCATCACCGCGCTGCTCGACGACCCTTCGCCCCGCACCCTGCTGAACTAG